Within bacterium, the genomic segment ATCGATGCCTTCGGCTTCGCCCTCGAAGTTCAAGAGAATGCGGTGACGCAGCGACGGGAGGGCGAGCGCGCGGATATCCTCGGTCGCCACGTGCGCGCGGCCCTGCGCGAGCGCCCGCACCTTGCCGGCCCGCAGCATCGCCTGCAGTCCGCGCGGGCTCGCGCCGTACCGGACCAGCCGGCGCGACGTTTCCGGGGCGCCGGCCGGCTCCGGGTGCGTCGCCAGCACGAGGCGCGCCGCGTACTCCTGGACATGCGCCGCGACGGGGACCTGCCGGGCAAAGGCCTGCAGCCGGCGGACCGTGGCCGCGTCCACCACGCGCCGCGCGGCCGGCGGCTCCGGCCCTGTCGTGCGATCGGCAATCTCGCGCAACTCCTCGAGCCGCGGAAACGGCACGCGCAGCTTGAACAGAAACCGATCCAGCTGCGCCTCCGGCAGCGGGTACGTGCCTTCCATCTCGATCGGATTTTGGGTGGCGAGCACGAAGAACGGCTCCTCCAGCGGACGGGACTCTCCGGCGATCGACACGGCATGCTCCTGCATCGCCTCGAGCAGGGCGGACTGGGTTTTCGGCGTCGCCCGGTTGATCTCGTCGGCCAGCACGATCTGGGCAAAGACCGGCCCCGGCTGAAACTCGAACCGCCGCCGTCCTGTCTCGTCCTGCACCAGCAGGTTCGTGCCGAGGATGTCGGCCGGCATGAGGTCCGGCGTGAACTGGATGCGCGCGAACCGTAGGTCCAGCGCCTGCGCCAGCGTGCGCACGAGCAGCGTCTTGCCAAGCCCCGGCACGCCCTCGAGGAGCACGTGGCCGTCGGCGAACAGCGCCGCGACCGCGAGGTCGAGCAGGTCGCCGTGCCCGACGATGACGCGGCCGAGCTCGCCTCGAACGAGTGCGAACGCGCGCCGGAATTCGTCGGCGGTCTGCGCGGCCACATCCGCGCCCGGATGATCTGCGATGCTCACGGCGTGCCTCCAAGATCGAAGTACCGGCGGATGAGGGTGACGTACGCCGGGGGCAGCGGGTCCCGCGCGAGCGTGCGGTCGATCTCGTGGGTCACGTCGGCCGGCGGGCGGCCGGGCGTGGCGCGAGCCGCCTCGGCGCGTCCCGGCCCCACGATCTCCTGCACGTGGGTCGTGCCGGGCGCCGGCAGTCCTTCGAGCCGGCTTTGGGACCGCGTGCCGCTGAGGCGCGGCGTCGCCGCCCCGAGTTGCCCGCCCGTGCCCCGACCGGGAAGACTGCCCTGATTCGGACCGGGCGGCGGCGGAGCGTCGGCGGGACCGGGCGCGAGGGGATTCGGGCCGGAGGCCGTCGGCGGCGACGTGTCGGAGCCGGACTGCTGCGCCGATTGGGCGCGGCCGGCGGCGCGGCCGGCCTGCGCGATCCGCTCCCCGGACTGCTGGACCTGCCGCTTGGCGTCGCCCAGCGCCTGCTCGTCGCCAAGCATCCGCTCGAGCCCCGCCAGATCCTGCAGCGCATCCCCGATGCCCGCTCCCGCGGCCGAGCGCTGACCCTGCTCCGCCGCGCGCCGAGCCCGATCGACGGACGCGCGCACGCCGGGCGGCGCGCCCAACTGGTCGAGAGAGTCCGACAGAGCCCGCAGCCGCCTGGCCAGCTCCTCCGCAGACATCGCCGTTCCCACGCCCTGCCCAACCGAATTAGCCAATTCCTGGAGCGCGAGCCGGGCGGCATCGACGCGCTGCATCTCGTCCCGGCGTCCATCCGCCGGGGCACGGGCCCCCGAGCGATCCGCACGGCCGCCGGACAGCGCCTCGTCGACGCGACGGCGCACTCCTTCCTGCGCGGCCTCGAGCCGGCGCACCATCTCACGCACGCGACCGACGGCGTCGTCCCACCCGACACGCGGAGCTTCCAAGCGCCGGCCGGTGTCCTGGATGGCGGGCGCGGTGTGGAGGGTTTCCGGCAACTGCGCGGCGCGTCCGGCTTCGTCGAGCCGGCGGCCGAGATCGACGAGGAAGCGACCTTCGCGGTGGATGGTTGCGGCGGTCCGGCCGGCCGGCGTCCCCGGGAGGGTCAGCCCTGTACCGAACCGCCCCCACGCGGCCAGCGCAAGGCACACCGCAATGGCCAGCCAGGCGTCACGGCGCATGCGGACCGGCGCGACCGCCCTCGGCTCCACGGCGGCCGCCGCCCTGAGGGCGTCGCGAATCTGCAGCCGGCCCAATCCGGTCGGCGGCGTGCCGCGGGACAGCAGGTCCACCGCTGTGCCGAGGCGGTCGGCCAGCACGGCGCGCCGGTCGGCGACGCGCGCGGCGAGAAGGAGCGGCGGCCGGGCTCGCCGCGCGGCGACCAGCGCGAGGGCGGCGAGCGCCGCCGCCAGAGCGGGGGCGACGCGCGGCAACGGAAACGGCACCGGAAACACGGTGGTCAGAAGACCCCACAGGAGCAGCGCGCCTGCACCCGCGGTCGCGGCACGCGCGACCACCCGGGCCGCCGCGGTGATCGCGAGCCGGCGGACGACCGGGCGCAGGAGCCGATGCAACTCCTGAGTCTCCGGGATCATGCGCGGGCGTATCTCCGCAGCGACAGCCGCGCGGCCGCGTCGCACAACAGCCCGAATGCGATGTAACCGCCGTACGCGGCCGGCGACAACGTACCGCTTTGCGCCGCGGCGATGCCGAGCACGGGATTGACCGTCCGGGCCGGCATGGGCAGCGCCAGCGTCCCGACAAAAATCAGGAGCAGCCCGCTCCAGTGAACCAGCGTGCGGGAGAATTCGGATTCGACGGCGATGCCCAGCCACAGACCCATCTGTCCTATGCTCCAGGCCACCACACCGGTGAACGCGGCGGCGCCGAGCACGCCGGCCGTGGGATCCCGACGGATGCCGGCCGCGAGCGCCACGAGCGGCGCACCGAGCAGCAGCCAGTACCCGACCGTAACCAACGTGGCCACGCTCTTGCCCGCGATGATCGTCCGCGGCGCGAACGGCGCGAAGGCGAGATCCACGGAAGACTTTTCACTCTCCACGGCAATCTCCTGGGCGGCGCAGGCGGAGACGAAGTACGTCACGAGGATCCCCTGAACGACGAGGAGCGCCGTCGTGAGGCTCGCGGTTTGGTCCGCGGCGCGCGCCCCCAGCTCGGGCGCCATCCCGAACCACGCCAGCACCGCCAGCACGCCGACATAGAAGAGCTCGATGGCCACGATCTTGCGGCTCGCGGCCCGGGCGCGGAGATCGCCCCGCAGGATGGGATTGGTCACGGCACGCTCCGCGGCACCGGCGGCCGCCCGCGGACGGGGAGTACGAGAACCACGTCCTCGGCACCCGCAGCCCTTCCACCGCTCGGGTCAGCGAGCGCAAATGCCGGCAGAGCCACCGGCCACGCCCCGATGA encodes:
- a CDS encoding AAA family ATPase, coding for MSIADHPGADVAAQTADEFRRAFALVRGELGRVIVGHGDLLDLAVAALFADGHVLLEGVPGLGKTLLVRTLAQALDLRFARIQFTPDLMPADILGTNLLVQDETGRRRFEFQPGPVFAQIVLADEINRATPKTQSALLEAMQEHAVSIAGESRPLEEPFFVLATQNPIEMEGTYPLPEAQLDRFLFKLRVPFPRLEELREIADRTTGPEPPAARRVVDAATVRRLQAFARQVPVAAHVQEYAARLVLATHPEPAGAPETSRRLVRYGASPRGLQAMLRAGKVRALAQGRAHVATEDIRALALPSLRHRILLNFEGEAEGIDPERIIEEAIRHTEAETAPAVNA